One region of Streptomyces sp. CG4 genomic DNA includes:
- a CDS encoding glycoside hydrolase family 65 protein has product MGPTWEYDGYRPEEERLRESLCTLGNGYFATRGALPECAADDIHYPGTYAAGCYDRLTSEVAGHRVENEDMVNLPNWLPLRFRPAGGAWLTPDTAPVTEHHQVLHLDPGLLERRTGYGLPDGGTLHVRQLRLVHMADPHLAALRTEFTVEGDAFGVGDEVELEVEAALDGRVTNSGVARYLDLDGRHLTQVRTGTAAPGTVWLRCHTRTSRIECGLAARLTADAPVTAVYEPERAVQHLRLRPAPGRTVTVDKTVALYTSHDPAIGDPLEAAVDHVGAAPDVDALLEAHATAWEQLWRRTVLEVPGEAGSILRLHLFHVLQTLSPHTADLDVGVPARGLHGEAYRGHVFWDELFVLPYLNLHLPEVSRALLHYRHRRLDAACQAARELGRRGALYPWQSGSDGREETPQLHLNPHSGRWLPDHSRLQHHVGSAVAYNIWQYCEATGDIDFLHGEGAEMLLHIARFWADSADYDARTGRHRIRGVVGPDEYHDAYPGADTPGLDDNAYTNVTAAWVLTRTLELLGALPEPRRQELIESAGLEEDEPARWEEVSRTLHVPFHDGVISQFEGYGDLAELDWHGYRTRYDDIRRLDRILEAEGDTVNRYKASKQADVLMLGYLFSASELRSLFHRLGYRLDERTWSATVDHYLHRTSHGSTLSGLVHGWVLARARRADAWAFVQEALRGDIADLQGGTTGEGIHLGAMAGSLDLVQRGLTGLETRGGALCLDPVPLPELSSYGFSIRYHGHWGVHLRLRSSLLEIAVPASDRGLIDVCLRDRVVPVGPGETARLAVSD; this is encoded by the coding sequence GTGGGGCCGACCTGGGAGTACGACGGCTACCGGCCCGAGGAGGAGCGCCTGCGGGAGTCGCTGTGCACCCTGGGCAACGGCTACTTCGCCACCCGCGGGGCGCTGCCCGAGTGCGCCGCGGACGACATCCACTACCCGGGCACCTACGCGGCCGGCTGCTACGACCGGCTCACCTCCGAGGTCGCCGGACACCGGGTCGAGAACGAGGACATGGTCAACCTGCCCAACTGGCTGCCGCTGCGCTTCCGCCCGGCGGGCGGCGCCTGGCTCACCCCGGACACCGCCCCCGTCACCGAGCACCACCAGGTCCTCCACCTCGACCCCGGGCTGCTGGAGCGCCGCACCGGCTACGGCCTGCCCGACGGCGGCACCCTCCATGTGCGCCAGCTGCGCCTCGTCCACATGGCCGACCCTCATCTCGCCGCGCTGCGCACGGAGTTCACCGTCGAAGGCGACGCGTTCGGCGTGGGCGACGAGGTCGAGCTGGAGGTGGAGGCCGCGCTCGACGGACGGGTCACCAACTCCGGGGTGGCCCGGTACCTGGACCTGGACGGCCGGCACCTCACCCAGGTACGGACCGGCACCGCCGCACCCGGCACGGTCTGGCTGCGCTGCCACACCCGTACCTCCCGCATCGAATGCGGCCTCGCCGCCCGGCTCACGGCCGACGCGCCGGTGACGGCGGTGTACGAGCCGGAGCGGGCCGTCCAGCACCTCAGGCTGCGTCCGGCGCCCGGCCGTACCGTCACCGTCGACAAGACCGTCGCCCTGTACACCTCGCACGACCCCGCCATCGGCGACCCGCTGGAGGCGGCCGTCGACCACGTCGGTGCCGCCCCCGACGTCGACGCGCTGCTGGAGGCGCACGCCACCGCGTGGGAGCAGCTGTGGCGGCGCACCGTGCTGGAGGTCCCCGGCGAGGCGGGCAGCATCCTGCGCCTGCACCTGTTCCATGTGCTGCAGACCCTCTCCCCGCACACGGCCGACCTCGACGTCGGCGTCCCCGCGCGAGGCCTGCACGGCGAGGCCTACCGCGGCCATGTCTTCTGGGACGAACTCTTCGTCCTGCCCTACCTCAACCTGCACCTGCCCGAGGTCTCCCGCGCCCTGCTCCACTACCGGCACCGTCGGCTGGACGCCGCCTGCCAGGCGGCCCGCGAGCTGGGCCGGCGCGGGGCGCTCTACCCGTGGCAGAGCGGCAGCGACGGCCGCGAGGAGACCCCGCAGCTCCATCTCAACCCCCACTCCGGCCGCTGGCTGCCGGACCACTCCCGGCTCCAGCACCACGTCGGCTCCGCGGTGGCCTACAACATCTGGCAGTACTGCGAGGCGACCGGCGACATCGACTTCCTGCACGGCGAGGGCGCCGAGATGCTGCTGCACATCGCCCGCTTCTGGGCGGACTCGGCCGACTACGACGCCCGGACCGGCCGGCACCGCATCCGCGGCGTGGTCGGCCCCGACGAGTACCACGACGCCTACCCCGGCGCGGACACACCGGGCCTGGACGACAACGCGTACACGAACGTAACCGCCGCCTGGGTGCTCACCCGCACCCTGGAACTGCTCGGTGCCCTGCCCGAGCCGCGCCGCCAGGAACTCATCGAGAGCGCCGGCCTGGAGGAGGACGAGCCCGCCCGCTGGGAGGAGGTCTCCCGCACCCTCCATGTGCCCTTCCACGACGGGGTGATCAGCCAGTTCGAGGGCTACGGCGACCTCGCCGAACTGGACTGGCACGGCTACCGCACGCGGTACGACGACATCCGGCGCCTGGACCGGATCCTGGAGGCGGAGGGCGACACCGTCAACCGGTACAAGGCCTCCAAACAGGCCGATGTCCTGATGCTCGGCTACCTCTTCTCGGCGTCCGAACTCCGTTCCCTCTTCCACCGGTTGGGCTACCGCCTCGACGAGCGGACCTGGAGCGCGACCGTCGATCACTATCTGCACCGCACCAGCCACGGCTCCACCCTCAGCGGCCTCGTCCACGGCTGGGTCCTGGCCCGCGCCCGCCGCGCCGACGCCTGGGCCTTCGTCCAGGAGGCGCTGCGCGGCGACATCGCCGACCTGCAGGGCGGCACCACCGGCGAGGGCATCCACCTCGGCGCCATGGCCGGCTCCCTCGACCTCGTCCAGCGCGGACTGACCGGTCTGGAGACCCGCGGCGGCGCCCTCTGCCTCGACCCCGTCCCGCTCCCGGAACTCTCCTCCTACGGCTTCTCCATCCGCTACCACGGCCACTGGGGCGTCCATCTACGCCTGCGCAGCAGCCTCCTGGAGATCGCCGTGCCCGCCTCCGACCGCGGCCTCATCGACGTCTGCCTGCGTGACCGGGTGGTCCCGGTGGGCCCGGGCGAGACGGCCCGCCTGGCGGTGTCCGACTGA
- a CDS encoding YbhN family protein has translation MTTACKPESPHPTSAVGVARKTSANVTAVPHSPWPRGRLPRRVPVRQVLCLVPLALVAVVAVRNRALLAAGFGQLRTASWPWLLAAAGATCLTWVAAAITRQGAVVQPLPKARLLATQFAAASANHLLPTGLGAGAVNLRFMTVCGVPLARSSAALALYLLAESVGRLGLLTALLLAFPDALRLGPLLPDGSALPLLLGAAGLLALAAAVVALTRPLRRRVAAFVRDALGEARSVHTRPARALALWGGSLAFPALQAAGLAAVGQALRLPVPVPHMVLAYLAATVAVALVPTPGGLGSVEAALIVALVAVGGPAAVATAVVLAYRIITVWVPLVPGALTLGALVRFKVI, from the coding sequence ATGACCACAGCCTGTAAGCCGGAGTCCCCGCATCCGACATCCGCCGTTGGGGTGGCGCGGAAAACCTCTGCGAATGTGACTGCCGTCCCGCATTCCCCATGGCCCCGGGGACGACTCCCCCGTCGCGTCCCCGTCCGCCAGGTGCTGTGTCTGGTGCCGCTCGCGCTCGTCGCCGTGGTCGCCGTACGCAACCGCGCGCTGCTCGCCGCGGGCTTCGGCCAGCTGCGCACCGCCTCCTGGCCGTGGCTGCTCGCGGCGGCCGGCGCCACCTGCCTGACCTGGGTGGCCGCCGCGATCACCCGGCAGGGCGCGGTGGTGCAGCCGCTGCCGAAGGCGCGGCTGCTGGCCACCCAGTTCGCGGCGGCCTCGGCCAACCATCTGCTGCCCACCGGGCTCGGCGCGGGCGCGGTGAACCTGCGTTTCATGACCGTGTGCGGGGTCCCGCTGGCCCGTTCCTCGGCCGCGCTCGCCCTGTATCTGCTGGCCGAGTCCGTGGGCCGGCTCGGTCTGCTGACCGCTCTGCTGCTCGCCTTCCCGGACGCGCTGCGGCTCGGCCCCCTGCTGCCGGACGGCTCGGCGCTCCCGCTGCTGCTGGGCGCGGCCGGTCTGCTGGCGCTGGCGGCGGCCGTGGTGGCGCTGACCCGACCGCTGCGCCGGCGCGTGGCCGCGTTCGTGCGGGACGCCCTCGGCGAGGCGCGGTCGGTGCACACCCGGCCGGCCCGCGCCCTGGCCCTGTGGGGCGGCTCGCTGGCCTTCCCCGCGCTGCAGGCGGCCGGTCTCGCCGCGGTCGGCCAGGCGCTGCGGCTGCCGGTGCCGGTGCCGCACATGGTGCTCGCCTACCTCGCGGCGACCGTCGCGGTGGCGCTGGTGCCCACTCCGGGCGGCCTGGGTTCGGTCGAGGCGGCGCTGATCGTGGCGCTGGTCGCGGTGGGCGGCCCGGCCGCGGTCGCCACGGCGGTGGTGCTGGCCTACCGCATCATCACGGTCTGGGTGCCGCTGGTGCCGGGCGCGTTGACGCTGGGGGCGCTGGTCCGCTTCAAGGTCATCTGA
- a CDS encoding ABC transporter ATP-binding protein, whose product METTAWTQLHSVMTAQSERRPFARATLRRIAAFARPHRAGIVRFVLLGVVTALLAVATPVLAGHVVDAIVAGHDSGRVVRLSLLIALVALAEAGLGILGRRLSATLGEGLILDLRTAVFDHVQRMPVAFFTRTRTGALVSRLNNDVIGAQRAFANTLSGVVSNLVTLVLTLAVMLTLSWQITLLALVLLPVFVLPARRMGTRMARMQREAAALNAAMGTRMTERFSAPGATLVKLFGRPEEESAEFAARAARVRDIGVRTATAQSVFITSLTLVSALALALVYGLGGWFALHHTLQAGSVVSLSLLLTRMYAPLTALAGARVEVMSALVSFERVFEVLDLKPLIEEKPDAREVPEGPVAVEFDDVRFSYPAADQVSLASLEEVAALDTRGGSEVLHGVSFRAEPGQTVALVGSSGAGKSTIAQLLPRLYDVDAGAVRIGGVDVRDLTAGSLRGTLGMVTQDGHLFHDTVRANLLLARPGATDEDLWEALGRARLAEVVRSLPDGLDTVVGERGYRLSGGERQRMTIARLLLARQRVVILDEATAHLDNTSEAAVQEALAEALEGRTAVVIAHRLSTVRAADQILVVESGRIVERGTHESLLAADGRYAELHRTQFDEAPTA is encoded by the coding sequence ATGGAGACCACTGCATGGACGCAGCTGCACAGCGTGATGACCGCGCAGTCCGAGCGCCGTCCGTTCGCCCGCGCCACGCTGCGCCGTATCGCCGCCTTCGCCCGCCCGCACCGCGCGGGCATCGTCCGGTTCGTACTGCTCGGGGTGGTGACCGCACTGCTCGCCGTGGCCACCCCCGTGCTCGCCGGCCACGTCGTCGACGCGATCGTGGCGGGGCACGACTCCGGCCGGGTCGTCCGGCTCTCGCTGCTCATCGCGCTGGTCGCGCTCGCCGAGGCGGGGCTCGGCATCCTCGGGCGGCGGCTGTCGGCGACGCTCGGGGAGGGACTCATCCTCGACCTCAGGACGGCTGTGTTCGATCATGTGCAGCGCATGCCCGTCGCGTTCTTCACACGGACTCGTACGGGCGCGCTGGTCAGCCGTCTCAACAACGATGTGATCGGTGCCCAGCGGGCGTTCGCCAACACCCTGTCCGGCGTGGTGAGCAACCTGGTCACGCTGGTCCTCACCCTCGCGGTGATGCTCACGCTGTCCTGGCAGATCACCCTGCTCGCGCTGGTGCTGCTGCCGGTGTTCGTGCTGCCCGCCCGTCGCATGGGCACCCGGATGGCCCGTATGCAGCGGGAGGCGGCGGCGCTGAACGCGGCCATGGGCACCCGGATGACCGAGCGCTTCTCCGCCCCCGGCGCCACCCTGGTCAAGCTGTTCGGCCGCCCCGAGGAGGAGTCCGCGGAGTTCGCGGCACGCGCCGCCCGCGTCCGGGACATCGGGGTGCGCACGGCCACCGCGCAGTCGGTGTTCATCACCTCCCTCACCCTGGTCTCCGCCCTCGCGCTGGCCCTCGTCTACGGCCTCGGCGGCTGGTTCGCGCTGCACCACACCCTGCAGGCCGGCTCGGTCGTCTCGCTCTCCCTGCTGCTGACCCGCATGTACGCCCCGCTCACCGCGCTCGCCGGTGCCCGCGTGGAGGTGATGAGCGCCCTCGTCAGCTTCGAGCGGGTCTTCGAGGTGCTGGACCTCAAGCCGCTCATCGAGGAGAAGCCGGACGCCCGCGAGGTCCCCGAGGGCCCGGTCGCCGTCGAGTTCGACGACGTCCGCTTCTCCTACCCGGCCGCCGACCAGGTCTCCCTCGCCTCCCTGGAGGAGGTCGCCGCCCTCGACACCCGCGGCGGCTCCGAGGTCCTGCACGGCGTCTCCTTCCGCGCCGAACCCGGCCAGACCGTGGCCCTCGTCGGCTCCTCCGGCGCCGGCAAGTCCACCATCGCCCAGCTGCTGCCGCGCCTGTACGACGTCGATGCGGGCGCCGTCCGCATCGGCGGGGTCGACGTACGCGACCTGACCGCCGGCTCGCTGCGCGGCACCCTCGGCATGGTCACCCAGGACGGCCACCTCTTCCACGACACCGTCCGCGCCAACCTCCTCCTCGCCCGGCCCGGCGCCACCGACGAGGACCTCTGGGAGGCGCTCGGCCGGGCCCGGCTCGCCGAGGTCGTACGGTCCCTGCCCGACGGCCTGGACACGGTCGTGGGCGAGCGCGGCTACCGGCTCTCCGGCGGCGAACGCCAGCGCATGACCATCGCCCGGCTGCTGCTGGCCCGCCAGCGCGTGGTCATCCTCGACGAAGCCACCGCCCACCTCGACAACACCTCCGAGGCGGCCGTCCAGGAGGCTCTCGCCGAGGCCCTGGAGGGGCGTACCGCCGTGGTCATCGCCCACCGGCTGTCCACGGTCCGGGCCGCCGACCAGATCCTGGTCGTGGAGTCCGGCCGGATCGTGGAACGAGGCACCCACGAATCGCTCCTGGCGGCCGACGGGCGGTACGCGGAGCTGCACCGGACGCAGTTCGACGAGGCGCCGACGGCCTGA
- a CDS encoding RICIN domain-containing protein codes for MPRLSRRRRSALVALAGAAAACVLTAAPTPLLRAAPAHAATALPSGYATVINAASGRCLDAKAAATANGTAVQQYACNGTTAQEWRFTDAGNGSVHIDNRNDTSQVVDVTDVSTADNAPIQLWSYGGGAGQQWQAVDDGGGAFHFVNKNSGKCLDDPGASLADSTRFAQYTCNGTAAQRFQVVPVTQSTSDPDLGPNVVVFDPSMSSSAIQSKLDAIFKQQETNQFGAQRYAVLFKPGAYSADVNVGFYTQVLGLGLTPDAVSVNGAVHAEADWFQGNATQNFWRGAENLSVNPTGGSDRWAVSQAAPYRRMHLRGNLALDDGGWSSGGYLADSKVDGQVASGTQQQWLTRNSQLGGWTGANWNMVFVGSQGVPDTSFPNPPYTTVAQSPVTREKPFLYVDGSGNYQVFVPSPRSGSTATSWAGGSPQGSSLPLSRFYVVKPGATAAQINAALAAGQNLLVTPGVYHLDQTLKVTRPDTVVLGLGLATFVPAGGITAMSVGDVDGVKIAGLLFDAGTTSSKTLVEVGPAGSTASHAADPTSLHDVYFRIGGAGVGKAATGLVVNSNDVIGDHMWIWRADHGSGVGWTSNTADTGLQVNGNDVTMYGLFVEHFQKYQVIWNGNGGRTYFFQNEMPYDPPNQSAWTNGSTKGYAAYKVADSVTSHQAYGLGSYCYFNADPSVAADRAIEAPNSPNVNFTDMVTVSLGGTGTISHVINGTGGPSNSSTNVADLVRYP; via the coding sequence GTGCCCCGCCTTTCCCGCCGCCGTAGATCCGCCCTGGTCGCCCTGGCCGGCGCAGCGGCCGCCTGTGTGCTCACCGCCGCGCCGACGCCCCTGCTCAGGGCCGCGCCCGCGCACGCCGCCACCGCCCTGCCCAGCGGCTACGCGACCGTCATCAACGCCGCGAGCGGCCGGTGCCTGGACGCCAAGGCCGCGGCCACCGCCAACGGCACCGCCGTCCAGCAGTACGCATGCAACGGCACCACGGCCCAAGAGTGGCGCTTCACCGACGCCGGCAACGGCTCCGTCCACATCGACAACCGCAACGACACCAGCCAGGTCGTGGACGTCACCGACGTCTCCACCGCCGACAACGCACCGATCCAGCTGTGGAGTTACGGCGGCGGCGCGGGCCAGCAGTGGCAGGCCGTGGACGACGGCGGCGGCGCCTTCCACTTCGTCAACAAGAACAGCGGCAAGTGCCTGGACGATCCGGGCGCCTCGCTCGCCGACAGCACCCGGTTCGCGCAGTACACCTGCAACGGCACCGCCGCCCAGCGCTTCCAGGTGGTCCCCGTGACCCAGTCCACGAGCGACCCCGACCTCGGCCCGAACGTCGTCGTCTTCGATCCGTCGATGTCGTCCTCGGCCATCCAGAGCAAGCTGGACGCGATCTTCAAGCAGCAGGAGACCAACCAGTTCGGCGCCCAGCGCTACGCCGTCCTGTTCAAGCCCGGCGCCTACAGCGCGGACGTCAACGTCGGCTTCTACACCCAGGTCCTCGGCCTCGGCCTGACCCCGGACGCGGTCTCGGTCAACGGCGCCGTGCACGCGGAGGCCGACTGGTTCCAGGGCAACGCCACCCAGAACTTCTGGCGCGGCGCCGAGAACCTCTCCGTCAACCCCACCGGCGGCAGCGACCGTTGGGCGGTGTCGCAGGCGGCGCCGTACCGCCGGATGCATCTGCGCGGCAACCTCGCCCTGGACGACGGCGGCTGGTCCTCCGGCGGCTACCTCGCCGACAGCAAGGTCGACGGGCAGGTCGCCTCCGGCACCCAGCAGCAGTGGCTGACCCGCAACTCCCAGCTCGGCGGCTGGACCGGGGCCAACTGGAACATGGTGTTCGTCGGCAGCCAGGGTGTGCCGGACACCAGCTTCCCCAACCCGCCGTACACCACCGTCGCGCAGAGCCCGGTCACCCGCGAGAAGCCGTTCCTGTACGTCGACGGCTCCGGGAACTACCAGGTGTTCGTGCCCTCGCCGCGTTCCGGCTCGACGGCCACCAGCTGGGCGGGCGGCAGCCCGCAGGGCAGCTCCCTGCCGCTGAGCCGGTTCTACGTCGTCAAGCCCGGCGCCACCGCCGCCCAGATCAACGCGGCCCTCGCGGCCGGGCAGAACCTGCTCGTCACGCCCGGCGTCTACCACCTCGACCAGACCCTGAAGGTGACCCGCCCCGACACGGTCGTCCTCGGCCTCGGGCTCGCCACCTTCGTCCCGGCGGGCGGCATCACCGCGATGTCCGTCGGCGACGTCGACGGCGTCAAGATCGCGGGCCTGCTCTTCGACGCCGGCACCACCAGCTCGAAGACCCTGGTCGAGGTCGGGCCGGCCGGCTCCACCGCCTCCCACGCGGCCGACCCGACCTCCCTGCACGACGTCTACTTCCGCATCGGCGGCGCGGGCGTCGGCAAGGCGGCCACCGGCCTCGTCGTCAACAGCAACGACGTCATCGGCGACCACATGTGGATCTGGCGCGCCGACCACGGCAGCGGAGTCGGCTGGACCAGCAACACCGCCGACACCGGGCTCCAGGTCAACGGCAACGACGTCACCATGTACGGCCTGTTCGTGGAACACTTCCAGAAGTACCAGGTGATCTGGAACGGCAACGGCGGCCGCACCTACTTCTTCCAGAACGAGATGCCCTACGACCCACCGAACCAGTCCGCCTGGACGAACGGCTCCACGAAGGGCTACGCCGCCTACAAGGTCGCCGACTCGGTCACCAGCCACCAGGCGTACGGCCTCGGCAGCTACTGCTACTTCAACGCCGACCCGAGCGTCGCCGCCGACCGGGCGATCGAGGCGCCGAACAGCCCGAACGTGAACTTCACCGACATGGTCACCGTCTCCCTCGGCGGCACCGGCACCATCAGTCACGTCATCAACGGCACCGGAGGCCCGTCGAACTCCTCGACCAACGTGGCGGACCTGGTCCGCTACCCGTGA